Proteins found in one Pontibacter sp. SGAir0037 genomic segment:
- a CDS encoding L-dopachrome tautomerase-related protein: MSTSSNQLEQVFIDDTYQITGVAVSKDGRVFTCYPLWPGPHKWDVVEVIGPNESRPYPDEEWNNWKEGDDGKNKWVCVQAVYVDEENYLWVVDPACPKMEQVYDNSFKLVKFNLATNSIEEVYRFDGVLSNKSYINDVRVDTRRRVAYLSNSNEGGIVVVNLETGKSRELLRDHHSVKHDPSFKLIVDGKEFKKDGKPVHLQSDGIALTPDGEWLYYKPLTDNKLYRIRTEFLRDEVLPEDEREAAVEDLGSFSVTDGMIFDKRGNLYQGDYPNYKMVKITPSHKQEDIVADERLIWPDSYSISEDDYLYISCSQINKQPEYNEGENKRTTPYAIYRMKLPAT; encoded by the coding sequence ATGAGTACCAGCAGCAATCAACTTGAACAAGTTTTTATAGACGACACCTACCAAATAACGGGTGTGGCAGTATCAAAAGATGGACGTGTATTTACGTGTTACCCGCTATGGCCAGGTCCGCACAAGTGGGATGTTGTTGAAGTTATTGGACCTAATGAATCAAGGCCTTACCCGGATGAAGAGTGGAACAATTGGAAGGAAGGTGACGACGGAAAGAATAAGTGGGTTTGTGTGCAGGCGGTGTATGTAGATGAGGAGAATTACCTGTGGGTGGTGGACCCTGCCTGCCCTAAGATGGAACAAGTTTATGATAATAGTTTTAAGCTGGTAAAGTTCAACCTGGCTACCAATAGCATAGAAGAAGTGTACAGGTTTGATGGCGTATTAAGCAACAAAAGCTATATCAACGATGTGCGGGTCGATACCCGTAGAAGAGTAGCTTATTTATCGAACTCCAATGAAGGGGGAATCGTGGTGGTTAATCTTGAAACGGGAAAAAGCAGGGAGTTACTGCGCGATCATCATTCGGTAAAACACGACCCTTCCTTTAAACTGATAGTGGATGGGAAAGAATTTAAAAAGGATGGTAAACCGGTACATCTCCAATCAGATGGTATTGCTTTAACACCGGATGGCGAGTGGCTGTATTACAAACCGCTCACCGATAATAAACTGTACCGCATTCGAACAGAATTTCTGCGTGATGAAGTATTGCCTGAAGATGAGCGGGAGGCTGCGGTAGAAGATCTGGGAAGTTTTTCGGTTACTGATGGGATGATCTTTGACAAAAGAGGCAACCTGTATCAGGGAGATTACCCTAACTACAAAATGGTAAAAATAACGCCTTCGCATAAGCAGGAAGATATAGTGGCAGACGAAAGGCTGATCTGGCCGGATAGTTATTCCATTTCGGAGGATGATTATTTATACATCAGCTGCTCCCAAATCAATAAGCAACCCGAATACAATGAAGGCGAAAATAAAAGAACAACACCTTATGCCATTTACCGGATGAAGTTGCCTGCCACTTAA
- a CDS encoding PAS domain S-box protein, with protein sequence MKKGFFEKLVQLSPDMICSFDRQGCFLFVSNACKDIMGYENRELVGLPVIDFVHPEDRSKISSVLKDLPQGETTVNFKYRFIHKSGHPLHLLWSATWSEEDEAALCVVRVAPEHPAVGQRLREEQHQALVEHSSDTIALLDEAGNYLYLCNSIRKTLGFAPEEVMGKNAFDGVHPEDLPKVKESWLELGSKDHVQISDYRFRKADGNWIWFETIVSNQLSNPAIRAMVVNARNITERKISELQLVESEQRFRSLFDNNPDMILVEDREGVILDINAAGGVFEGIPREKILNRHFSEFLPTEAVTVSMKHHLDTLSGKTCRFKLEIACLSQSYKVYDILKVPIHVNGKITGVYTLVKDITAITQYHNTVVEQAKKLNTIFESITDAFFTLSRDWHFTYINSEYDRILETNREKLLGKNIWEVYDEEIFKTFYQQYHYAVETGKSVHFEAYLERKDVWLEVKAFPSTEGLSVYFSDVTEKVRSKQELEKLSLVASKTTNGIYITDAQGFVEWVNEGFTRLTGYILPEVKGKRCSSFMQEPGTDKALARRILEKIKQREPFEEEVLSYKKSGERIWVSKNITPVLDDTGQVSRYIVIQNDVTARREAEEAQLELTKDLDKQYRDLQQFTYIVSHNLRAPVANALGYTQLLFRVDNNSELYDISLKNLKTSIINLDMVLKDLNQILSIRDNKDTIEKEKINIRLICQQAVDSLQESLQACGGEVFLNIGKETLLPGNKAYFYSIFYNLLSNAIKYRSPERALKINIKYACDASQNVVLTFSDNGSGFNMEKAGENVFKLYKRFHRTVEGRGIGLFLVKSHVEAMGGHIEVSSQENIGTKFSIYLQ encoded by the coding sequence GTGAAAAAAGGCTTTTTTGAGAAGTTGGTTCAGCTATCGCCCGATATGATCTGTTCCTTCGACCGGCAGGGATGTTTCTTATTTGTAAGTAACGCCTGCAAGGATATAATGGGCTATGAAAACAGGGAGCTGGTGGGACTGCCGGTTATAGATTTTGTACATCCTGAAGACCGCTCCAAAATCTCCAGTGTCCTTAAAGATCTTCCTCAGGGAGAGACAACCGTCAATTTTAAATACCGCTTTATCCACAAAAGCGGGCACCCGTTGCACCTGCTATGGTCGGCTACCTGGTCGGAAGAGGACGAGGCGGCCCTCTGCGTCGTACGGGTGGCCCCGGAGCATCCTGCGGTAGGGCAAAGGCTGAGAGAGGAGCAGCACCAGGCCTTGGTGGAGCACAGCTCCGACACCATTGCCTTACTGGATGAGGCAGGCAACTACCTCTACTTATGCAACTCTATCCGGAAAACGCTCGGTTTTGCACCTGAAGAAGTCATGGGTAAGAATGCATTTGACGGGGTTCACCCGGAGGATCTGCCAAAGGTAAAGGAGTCCTGGTTAGAACTGGGTTCAAAAGACCATGTTCAGATATCGGATTACCGCTTCAGAAAGGCCGACGGAAACTGGATATGGTTTGAGACCATTGTCAGCAACCAACTCAGCAACCCTGCCATCCGGGCAATGGTCGTTAACGCCCGTAATATTACCGAGCGTAAAATCAGCGAACTGCAGTTGGTGGAAAGCGAGCAACGCTTCCGCTCCCTCTTTGACAACAACCCGGACATGATCCTGGTCGAGGACCGGGAAGGCGTGATCCTGGATATAAACGCTGCCGGAGGTGTTTTCGAGGGAATCCCAAGGGAGAAGATCCTCAACCGCCATTTTTCGGAATTTCTCCCTACCGAAGCGGTAACTGTCAGCATGAAGCACCATCTGGATACGCTAAGCGGTAAAACATGCCGATTTAAGTTAGAGATAGCTTGTCTCAGCCAGTCTTATAAAGTTTATGACATTCTGAAAGTCCCGATTCATGTGAACGGTAAGATAACAGGAGTATACACTCTTGTGAAGGATATTACCGCCATTACTCAGTATCACAACACGGTAGTGGAGCAGGCCAAGAAGCTAAACACCATTTTTGAGAGCATCACCGATGCGTTCTTTACCCTAAGTAGGGATTGGCACTTCACCTACATCAACAGCGAGTATGACAGGATATTAGAAACGAATCGGGAAAAGCTGCTGGGCAAGAACATATGGGAAGTGTATGATGAAGAGATATTTAAAACCTTTTACCAGCAGTACCATTATGCCGTTGAAACGGGAAAGTCCGTCCATTTTGAAGCTTACCTTGAAAGAAAGGATGTATGGCTGGAAGTAAAGGCCTTTCCCTCCACAGAGGGCCTGTCGGTTTATTTTAGTGACGTAACGGAGAAGGTAAGGTCAAAGCAGGAGCTCGAAAAGCTATCGCTGGTGGCAAGTAAAACTACCAACGGTATTTATATAACTGATGCCCAAGGTTTTGTTGAGTGGGTAAACGAGGGCTTCACCAGGCTCACAGGCTATATTCTTCCCGAAGTGAAAGGCAAAAGGTGTAGTTCATTTATGCAAGAGCCCGGCACAGACAAAGCTTTGGCGAGGCGTATCTTAGAAAAAATTAAGCAAAGGGAGCCCTTTGAAGAAGAAGTTCTGAGCTATAAAAAGTCGGGAGAGAGGATATGGGTTTCTAAAAATATCACCCCTGTGCTGGATGATACGGGTCAGGTGAGTCGGTACATTGTTATTCAAAATGATGTGACGGCCCGAAGAGAGGCTGAGGAGGCGCAGTTAGAGTTAACCAAAGACCTTGACAAGCAATACCGGGACCTGCAGCAGTTCACCTATATTGTCTCTCATAACCTCCGTGCACCTGTTGCAAACGCACTAGGATATACACAACTGCTATTCAGGGTAGACAACAATTCCGAGTTATATGACATATCTCTAAAAAACCTGAAAACCAGTATTATCAATTTGGATATGGTTTTAAAAGACCTGAACCAGATTTTATCTATCCGGGATAACAAAGACACCATTGAGAAAGAGAAAATCAACATCAGGCTTATATGCCAGCAGGCAGTGGACAGTCTTCAGGAATCGTTGCAGGCGTGTGGTGGCGAAGTTTTCTTAAATATAGGAAAAGAGACCCTCCTGCCAGGCAATAAAGCTTATTTTTATAGTATTTTCTATAATCTTCTGTCTAATGCCATTAAATACCGCTCTCCAGAACGTGCCTTGAAAATTAACATCAAGTACGCTTGCGACGCTAGCCAAAATGTTGTCCTTACCTTTTCTGATAATGGATCGGGATTCAACATGGAGAAAGCAGGCGAAAACGTCTTTAAGCTTTATAAGAGGTTCCACAGGACTGTTGAAGGGAGGGGGATCGGGCTGTTTCTGGTTAAATCTCATGTTGAAGCGATGGGTGGGCATATTGAGGTAAGCAGTCAGGAGAACATAGGCACCAAGTTTTCAATCTATTTGCAGTAA
- a CDS encoding DUF4184 family protein, translating into MPFTFSHPAIVLPLALLPRRCKSLSYASHARTLCARAKL; encoded by the coding sequence ATGCCTTTTACCTTCTCCCATCCAGCAATTGTTTTACCATTGGCTCTACTTCCAAGAAGGTGTAAAAGCCTGTCTTATGCGTCTCATGCACGAACGCTTTGTGCGCGTGCTAAACTATAA